One Chloroflexota bacterium DNA segment encodes these proteins:
- a CDS encoding STAS domain-containing protein, with translation MQSILEHIQAHLDRYVTTATDRVFAAKINLYRSFGYDQLQTSIRYAYMAFVSDLSAGKVEAMPNFLMRIGPQRAEQGATVEDILFGINMGVEVITEDLNATFADNPAGLLWWMQQMHAIVYTGAMKLSDTILKAREQHIRDQASQIAEFSTPIIPLSQGVLVVPLIGVLGEQRASRITEALLQRISEEQASTVLIDVTGVPVVDTQVAHNLIQSAQAAKLVGAEVLLVGIRPEMAQTLVQLGVNLQGVRTQGTLQAGVEYAFERQKRQNAKPMRR, from the coding sequence ATGCAATCTATTCTTGAGCATATTCAAGCGCACCTTGATCGCTACGTCACCACCGCCACTGATCGTGTCTTCGCAGCCAAAATTAATCTGTATCGTAGCTTTGGCTATGATCAATTGCAAACCTCAATTCGCTATGCCTATATGGCCTTTGTGAGCGATCTCAGCGCTGGCAAGGTTGAGGCGATGCCCAATTTTCTGATGCGGATTGGCCCGCAACGCGCTGAACAAGGCGCAACCGTCGAAGATATTTTGTTCGGCATCAATATGGGCGTTGAAGTGATTACTGAAGATCTGAATGCGACGTTTGCCGATAATCCTGCTGGATTATTGTGGTGGATGCAACAGATGCATGCGATTGTCTACACTGGGGCGATGAAACTCTCCGATACAATTCTCAAAGCGCGGGAACAGCATATTCGTGATCAGGCCAGTCAAATTGCCGAATTTTCGACCCCAATTATTCCACTTTCGCAAGGGGTGTTAGTTGTGCCGTTGATTGGGGTTTTGGGCGAACAACGCGCCAGCCGCATTACCGAAGCCTTATTGCAGCGCATCAGCGAGGAGCAAGCCTCAACCGTGTTAATCGATGTAACTGGGGTTCCGGTCGTTGATACTCAAGTTGCCCACAACTTAATTCAATCGGCGCAGGCAGCCAAATTAGTTGGAGCCGAAGTCTTGTTGGTGGGCATTCGGCCTGAAATGGCTCAAACGTTGGTGCAACTTGGGGTAAATTTGCAGGGCGTGCGCACCCAAGGCACGTTGCAAGCTGGGGTTGAATATGCCTTTGAACGCCAGAAACGCCAAAACGCCAAGCCAATGCGCCGCTAA
- a CDS encoding pyridoxal phosphate-dependent aminotransferase: MITADFFDQVIDRVNTNSVKWDMREQFLGGADVLPLWVADMDFRSPPAVTAALIERAQHPIYGYAARPERMFKAIQTWNQTRHNWEIPQEQIVINPGVVFALNVAVRAFTQAGDGIIVQPPVYAPFYGAISDNGRTLIENRLLEVDGRYQIDFADLEAKLAQAKMLVLCSPHNPVGRVWNADELNRIADLCLQHNVLVVSDEIHCDLALFAEFTPLGRLRPDLADQLITLAAPSKTFNLPGLTTSYGVIANEEHRQRYEAEKGRSGYHVGTVFGDIGLAVAYESGTEWLDALHDYLRENYRLIEQTFADNPLVRLTPLEGTYLAWLDFRATGWSEEELTERFRTHAKVGPEKGGLYGEVGLGFWRVNFATPRSLLAEGLRRMQLALESIEHRA; this comes from the coding sequence ATGATCACTGCGGATTTCTTTGATCAAGTGATTGATCGAGTTAACACCAATTCGGTAAAGTGGGATATGCGCGAGCAATTCTTGGGTGGTGCTGATGTGCTGCCTTTATGGGTTGCAGATATGGATTTTCGTTCGCCGCCAGCGGTGACAGCAGCACTGATCGAGCGAGCACAACACCCAATTTATGGCTATGCAGCGCGGCCTGAGCGCATGTTCAAAGCCATTCAAACGTGGAACCAAACCCGCCACAACTGGGAAATTCCTCAAGAGCAGATCGTGATTAATCCCGGGGTCGTGTTTGCATTAAATGTCGCTGTGCGGGCGTTTACCCAAGCTGGCGATGGGATTATTGTTCAGCCACCAGTCTATGCGCCGTTTTATGGTGCAATCAGCGACAATGGCCGCACGCTGATCGAAAACCGCTTGCTCGAAGTCGATGGTCGCTACCAGATTGATTTTGCCGACCTTGAGGCCAAACTCGCTCAAGCCAAAATGCTGGTTTTGTGTAGCCCGCATAATCCAGTTGGCCGGGTTTGGAACGCCGATGAACTAAATCGGATTGCCGATTTGTGTTTGCAACATAATGTGCTCGTGGTGAGCGACGAAATTCACTGTGATTTGGCTCTGTTTGCTGAATTCACCCCGCTTGGCCGTTTGCGCCCCGATTTGGCTGACCAGCTGATTACCTTGGCTGCTCCCAGCAAAACCTTCAATTTACCTGGCTTAACGACTTCGTATGGCGTGATTGCCAATGAGGAGCATCGCCAGCGTTACGAAGCCGAAAAAGGCCGCAGCGGCTATCATGTTGGCACGGTTTTTGGCGATATTGGCCTAGCGGTGGCCTATGAATCGGGTACTGAATGGCTCGATGCGCTGCACGACTATCTGCGTGAAAACTATCGCCTGATCGAACAAACTTTTGCTGATAATCCATTGGTACGACTAACCCCACTCGAAGGCACCTACTTGGCTTGGCTCGATTTTCGGGCAACTGGCTGGAGCGAAGAAGAACTAACTGAGCGGTTTCGCACCCATGCCAAAGTTGGGCCAGAAAAAGGCGGCTTGTATGGCGAAGTTGGCTTGGGCTTTTGGCGGGTCAATTTTGCCACGCCGCGCTCGTTGCTAGCCGAAGGGTTACGGCGTATGCAATTGGCGTTAGAGAGCATAGAACATAGAGCATAG
- a CDS encoding RICIN domain-containing protein codes for MNKRMYGWLLLGMLLTIFNHIGSSSSLAQSRDKSAPDKAFVSRIRNNGTGKCMNVYGGSQNNGADIIQWPCNNDANEQFDFVYDGGTHNGYDTFQIKTYSGQIGKCLDIYNDSDAVGARIVQWGCHSGNNQRWIFKYKGSSYSIVSVKSNLCLQPSQGSSADAIRILQVSCNNWENKPTLLWQDY; via the coding sequence ATGAACAAACGGATGTATGGATGGTTACTGCTCGGAATGTTGCTCACAATTTTTAACCATATTGGCAGTTCCTCCAGCCTCGCTCAATCACGCGATAAATCAGCACCTGATAAAGCTTTTGTTTCTCGCATTCGTAATAATGGCACGGGAAAGTGTATGAATGTTTATGGCGGCTCACAAAATAATGGTGCCGATATTATTCAATGGCCATGTAACAATGATGCTAACGAACAATTTGATTTTGTGTATGATGGTGGCACACATAATGGTTATGATACCTTTCAAATCAAAACTTATAGCGGCCAAATTGGCAAATGCCTTGATATTTACAACGATTCAGATGCAGTTGGTGCACGGATAGTTCAATGGGGCTGTCATAGCGGTAATAATCAGCGCTGGATCTTTAAATATAAGGGTTCTAGCTACTCCATCGTATCGGTGAAAAGTAATTTATGTTTGCAACCATCGCAAGGTTCAAGCGCTGACGCAATTCGGATTTTGCAAGTATCTTGCAATAATTGGGAAAATAAACCTACGTTACTCTGGCAAGATTACTAG
- a CDS encoding LuxR C-terminal-related transcriptional regulator: MQKPTSQLTASEHRIMQILIQGKTNKVIAHMLHMTEGSIETSLHRIYSKLNVDNRVSATLAYLAIEPTQHARDS, encoded by the coding sequence ATGCAAAAACCTACTTCCCAACTTACCGCCAGCGAACATCGGATTATGCAAATCCTGATTCAAGGCAAAACCAACAAAGTGATTGCCCATATGCTGCACATGACGGAAGGCTCGATCGAAACCAGCCTGCATCGGATCTATAGCAAACTCAACGTTGATAATCGGGTTAGTGCCACTCTTGCCTATCTAGCAATTGAACCTACGCAGCATGCTCGGGATTCCTAG
- a CDS encoding FHA domain-containing protein: MIHTTMALAKLLATDSVITPQSYFLLDQPCTLGRMVDNTIHINKRNVSRYHAEIYFTNDCFWLIDRGSRNGTFVNDYQISNEQAYCLQNNDFIGFGNNRRLLVFICDNATTELEHGTEYNLLFIQKTMQFYLNQNPIPIRTGTMKFKLFKHLYDHRGQICSLESCILAYQPPNYRYDPSLDNPNLHTHMSQLRMLLADIYPAEMIVTYPNLGYKLV, encoded by the coding sequence ATGATTCATACCACAATGGCCTTGGCCAAACTACTTGCCACCGATAGTGTTATTACGCCGCAAAGCTATTTTTTACTTGATCAACCGTGTACACTAGGCCGAATGGTTGATAACACAATCCATATCAATAAACGTAATGTTTCACGTTATCATGCTGAAATTTATTTCACCAATGATTGTTTTTGGCTCATCGATCGTGGCAGTCGTAATGGTACATTCGTCAATGATTATCAAATCTCAAATGAGCAAGCTTATTGCTTACAAAATAACGATTTTATTGGATTTGGCAATAATCGACGGTTATTAGTATTCATCTGTGATAATGCCACTACTGAGCTAGAGCATGGTACTGAGTATAATCTCTTATTTATACAAAAAACCATGCAATTTTATTTAAACCAAAACCCCATACCGATTCGTACAGGAACAATGAAATTCAAATTATTTAAACATCTTTACGATCATCGTGGGCAGATTTGTTCGCTCGAATCATGTATTTTGGCCTATCAACCGCCTAATTATCGCTATGACCCAAGCCTGGATAACCCTAACCTACATACTCATATGAGCCAATTACGAATGCTATTAGCAGATATTTATCCTGCTGAGATGATCGTAACCTATCCAAACCTTGGCTATAAGTTAGTATAA
- a CDS encoding serine/threonine protein kinase, which produces MQELTIFAKSSLIQQRYEVYEIIGRGGSGVVYKALDTTIRRWVAIKQIVREDGDYRRFVQETRILGGLNHTGLPDVYDCFVEQAMFFLVMELIEGDTLADLIARRATSATLVQVLEWAKNLGAIVAYLHNQNPSIIHRDIKPQNIKITASGSLILLDFGLAQGSAQVTANSTLDEAATGFSPNYAALEQRNGNPVNQRSDVYAVAATLYYALTGYAPCDSLERAVAIAAGLPDPLIELTTHRPELPVQIFQTLHKALTLNPDLRHPTITDFIQQLLSADSVQALNRRWVNRLAIGLASLIGLVLLAYQTGLATYGLQPTQLPQPNELSQLPSSTSQSTPTRSDLWALEAPQPTLVPTILPISQLIDPAILQAEAEQLRAEAALWTPIFTDTFDLNRHSWPLTTTIDDYANSTLSIKDGKLIFDVTSITPSGATVWDLHRTMPYVEDFVISVDITCAVCEPSTEPGLLFRESGLLNAETYYFLRYGINQRVRIAKQLPDKAVRVAWDVASVIDTRKNLTNHLELIVKGDHMAVFINNQYALKLEDSSFSSGYPHIFVWVDGATTEQVTFDNLYLAVPQDQVNRTKR; this is translated from the coding sequence ATGCAGGAATTAACGATCTTTGCGAAATCGAGTTTGATTCAACAACGCTATGAAGTCTATGAGATCATTGGGCGAGGTGGCTCAGGAGTTGTTTATAAAGCGCTTGATACAACGATTCGTCGTTGGGTTGCGATTAAGCAAATCGTGCGTGAGGACGGAGATTATCGACGCTTTGTTCAAGAAACCCGTATTTTAGGTGGGCTTAATCATACAGGGTTGCCAGATGTCTATGATTGTTTTGTTGAACAAGCAATGTTCTTTTTGGTGATGGAATTAATCGAAGGCGATACATTAGCTGATTTAATCGCTCGTCGGGCAACTTCTGCTACACTAGTACAAGTTTTGGAATGGGCTAAAAATTTAGGAGCGATTGTAGCATATTTACACAATCAAAATCCCTCAATCATTCATCGAGATATTAAACCGCAAAATATTAAAATAACTGCAAGCGGTAGTTTGATACTTTTGGATTTTGGGTTGGCCCAAGGATCAGCTCAAGTTACGGCTAATTCAACCCTTGATGAAGCAGCAACTGGATTTAGCCCCAACTATGCGGCCTTGGAGCAGCGCAATGGCAATCCGGTTAATCAGCGTAGCGATGTATATGCTGTTGCCGCAACCTTATATTATGCCCTAACTGGATACGCACCATGCGATTCGCTTGAACGAGCAGTGGCAATTGCTGCTGGTTTACCTGACCCGTTGATTGAATTAACCACCCATCGCCCAGAATTGCCTGTTCAGATCTTTCAAACACTCCATAAGGCACTCACTTTGAATCCAGATCTGCGGCATCCCACAATTACCGATTTTATTCAGCAATTGTTGAGCGCTGATTCAGTTCAAGCCCTAAATCGACGTTGGGTAAATCGGTTAGCTATTGGTTTAGCTAGCCTGATTGGGTTAGTTTTGCTGGCTTATCAAACTGGGCTTGCGACTTATGGGCTACAGCCAACTCAGCTACCACAACCAAATGAATTAAGTCAATTACCAAGCTCAACAAGCCAATCAACACCTACCCGTAGCGATTTATGGGCCTTAGAAGCGCCACAACCAACGCTTGTACCCACAATTTTACCAATTAGCCAATTGATTGACCCTGCTATTCTTCAAGCCGAAGCCGAACAACTCCGAGCTGAAGCAGCCTTGTGGACACCAATTTTTACTGATACGTTTGATCTCAATCGCCATAGTTGGCCTTTGACCACGACAATCGATGATTATGCCAATAGTACGCTCTCGATTAAGGATGGCAAACTTATTTTTGATGTAACCTCGATCACCCCAAGCGGCGCAACAGTTTGGGATCTCCACCGAACTATGCCCTATGTTGAAGATTTCGTAATCTCAGTTGATATTACTTGTGCGGTTTGTGAACCTTCAACCGAGCCAGGTTTATTGTTTCGCGAGAGCGGTTTGCTCAATGCTGAAACGTATTATTTTTTACGGTATGGTATCAACCAACGAGTTCGAATTGCCAAGCAACTACCAGATAAAGCAGTCCGGGTGGCATGGGATGTTGCTTCGGTGATCGATACACGTAAGAATCTAACCAATCATCTTGAATTGATTGTCAAGGGTGATCATATGGCAGTCTTTATTAATAATCAATATGCCTTGAAACTTGAAGATAGTAGCTTTTCTTCTGGCTACCCGCATATTTTTGTTTGGGTCGATGGGGCCACAACCGAGCAAGTTACCTTTGATAATCTGTATCTCGCAGTGCCACAAGATCAAGTCAATCGGACAAAACGTTAA
- a CDS encoding C39 family peptidase produces MARATEPIAITTSIDTTQPESTVHSLPIFFIAENGKTTIGLRICADSPNFQFRSESVNNWRSELFHRAGSSGGCTPNASGWWRVVINAQANTGEVFRIYATANDGILSEEAFMQRAARTDCRITGIGVGSCSPAQPAAVSVPVGDINEPLENQVVFGQINLRGWAGDLGSINGTSGVDAIEVRLNNSLINAVSTGQPRQDVQDAYGDMRFRNTGFLASINIRALPVGAATLHIRYHSTISNSWHNIQRRIYISLAAPSPPPTPPPPPPPSPNPPWNVPFFWQADPAWKNNRIGACNNTIGNVGCALTSVAMVFQFYGADKNPGTLNSCLGDHACGMNWGSFKILPCSNNKVRFVQRINSFSYARLEQELRQGPVIVELSNANSTHFIVVLGGSGTNPANYMVNDPGIKNGVRTTLSRTLAWFRGSPSGMRIYRRNGSLNAEPVIEPAAPAPATIQASQTEVITGSITLFSNTETEMFLELAASSNAGSIAEMQLWTNQQASDVWQPFSQYVSMPIADTYYARFRDSSNNVSGIIQVSLPSAPDTIDEKLVYLPLVIHQQ; encoded by the coding sequence ATGGCTCGGGCCACCGAGCCAATCGCTATCACGACAAGCATTGATACCACCCAACCCGAATCGACCGTTCATAGTCTTCCAATATTTTTTATTGCTGAAAATGGCAAAACGACCATTGGTTTACGAATTTGTGCCGATTCGCCGAATTTTCAATTTCGCTCAGAAAGTGTCAACAATTGGCGCAGCGAATTATTCCATCGGGCTGGAAGCAGTGGTGGTTGTACGCCAAATGCCAGCGGTTGGTGGCGGGTTGTTATCAATGCTCAAGCCAATACTGGAGAAGTTTTTAGAATTTATGCAACTGCTAATGATGGGATTCTCAGCGAAGAAGCATTTATGCAACGAGCCGCTCGTACCGATTGTCGGATTACCGGAATTGGGGTTGGCAGTTGTAGCCCTGCCCAACCAGCCGCAGTTTCAGTCCCTGTCGGTGATATTAACGAGCCACTTGAAAATCAGGTTGTTTTTGGCCAAATCAATCTTCGTGGGTGGGCAGGTGATCTTGGATCGATTAACGGAACTTCAGGCGTTGATGCAATCGAAGTTCGCCTAAACAATAGCTTAATCAATGCGGTTTCAACGGGACAGCCACGCCAAGATGTGCAAGATGCTTATGGCGATATGCGTTTTCGCAACACAGGCTTTCTGGCAAGCATCAATATTCGTGCCCTTCCGGTTGGTGCTGCAACCCTGCACATTCGCTACCACAGCACAATCAGTAATTCATGGCACAATATTCAACGCCGAATCTATATTTCATTGGCTGCACCAAGTCCCCCACCAACCCCGCCACCGCCGCCACCTCCAAGCCCAAACCCACCATGGAATGTGCCCTTTTTCTGGCAAGCCGATCCAGCTTGGAAGAATAATCGGATTGGAGCATGTAACAATACCATTGGTAATGTAGGCTGTGCATTAACTTCGGTTGCCATGGTCTTTCAGTTTTATGGTGCAGATAAAAATCCAGGCACCCTCAATAGTTGCCTTGGCGATCATGCCTGTGGTATGAATTGGGGCAGCTTTAAAATTCTGCCTTGTAGCAATAATAAAGTACGCTTTGTCCAACGAATCAATAGCTTTAGTTATGCTCGTTTGGAACAAGAGCTGCGTCAAGGGCCAGTCATCGTAGAATTAAGCAACGCTAATTCAACGCACTTCATCGTGGTACTTGGAGGAAGCGGGACGAATCCAGCTAATTATATGGTGAATGATCCTGGAATCAAAAATGGTGTACGCACCACTCTTAGTCGCACATTAGCATGGTTTCGTGGCTCACCAAGTGGTATGCGAATTTATCGACGCAATGGTTCGCTGAATGCAGAACCTGTAATTGAGCCAGCTGCCCCAGCTCCAGCAACAATTCAAGCTAGCCAAACTGAGGTTATCACTGGCAGCATCACATTATTCAGCAATACCGAAACTGAAATGTTTTTGGAGCTAGCTGCTAGTAGCAATGCAGGCTCAATCGCTGAAATGCAACTTTGGACGAACCAACAAGCAAGCGATGTCTGGCAACCTTTTAGTCAGTATGTGAGTATGCCAATCGCTGATACCTACTATGCACGCTTCCGCGATAGCAGCAACAATGTTTCAGGTATTATCCAAGTCAGTTTGCCATCGGCTCCCGATACGATTGATGAAAAACTGGTCTATTTGCCATTGGTAATTCACCAACAATAG
- a CDS encoding LuxR C-terminal-related transcriptional regulator, giving the protein MPTPLSQLTASEHRIMQILIQGKTNKVIAHMLHMTEGSIETSLHRIYSKLNVDNRVSATLAYLAIEPNNHARDS; this is encoded by the coding sequence ATGCCAACGCCACTATCCCAACTTACTGCCAGCGAACATCGGATTATGCAAATCCTGATTCAAGGCAAAACCAATAAAGTGATTGCCCACATGCTGCACATGACGGAAGGCTCGATCGAAACCAGTCTGCATCGGATCTATAGCAAACTCAATGTTGATAATCGGGTTAGTGCTACTCTTGCCTATCTAGCAATTGAACCCAATAACCATGCTAGGGATTCCTAG
- a CDS encoding LuxR C-terminal-related transcriptional regulator, translating into MHKLSAREYDVLALVDQGWSDAEIAERLSISIWTVRTHLRSSASKLGVKSRQQAAHAARRLSTFQQTTTAKNR; encoded by the coding sequence ATGCATAAGCTGAGCGCCCGTGAATACGATGTTTTGGCATTAGTTGATCAGGGCTGGAGTGATGCTGAGATTGCTGAGCGCCTATCAATTTCGATCTGGACAGTTCGCACCCATCTGCGTAGTAGTGCTAGCAAGCTAGGGGTGAAATCGCGCCAACAAGCGGCGCATGCGGCCCGCAGATTATCAACATTCCAACAAACAACAACAGCCAAAAATCGCTAA
- a CDS encoding helix-turn-helix transcriptional regulator, giving the protein MDHRYQAYTFAELLRLFFERSREEQINQNLLAQKVGVAVPTLSNWFNGKYTPRFKDQVLRLAQALGLTALEADLLLCSVKNAWNTYGTPHDVLQKYTIVRYREELLSSRHSASTDDISLATVQATWQLYFYDLFVGNNQHWGLGYKDDGVCRVERTITDGAYQLTLHNRFHNDVFIGGDSHCFAPPIYYLSVYAKRCSGGSENDGFALIFEEMSDASHAIFRIRDQPQLASVISTRNGGDSFQIHLDRKHVATIRPGEINQLGMLVIHNQHRFFVNNVWIGSAEIERIPHSRLDVGIISQSMVPVVCTFQDFRVYIPPNIYEQPEILA; this is encoded by the coding sequence ATGGATCATCGCTATCAAGCCTATACCTTCGCTGAATTGCTTCGGCTGTTCTTTGAGCGAAGCCGTGAGGAACAGATAAACCAGAATCTGCTAGCCCAAAAAGTTGGTGTAGCAGTGCCAACCTTAAGCAACTGGTTTAACGGCAAATACACACCGCGCTTTAAAGATCAAGTCTTGCGGCTCGCGCAAGCACTTGGGCTAACCGCTTTAGAGGCAGATTTATTGCTTTGTTCGGTCAAGAATGCTTGGAATACCTACGGCACGCCGCATGATGTACTGCAGAAATACACAATTGTGCGCTATCGCGAAGAATTGCTCTCAAGTCGCCACAGTGCCAGCACCGACGATATTTCGTTAGCGACGGTACAAGCCACATGGCAACTTTATTTTTATGATCTATTTGTGGGCAATAATCAACATTGGGGGTTAGGCTATAAAGATGATGGGGTATGTCGAGTTGAACGAACGATCACCGATGGAGCTTATCAACTTACCTTACACAACCGCTTTCATAATGATGTTTTTATCGGTGGCGATTCCCATTGTTTTGCACCACCGATTTATTATCTCAGTGTTTACGCGAAACGCTGCTCGGGCGGAAGTGAAAATGATGGCTTTGCGCTCATTTTTGAGGAAATGAGCGATGCTAGCCATGCAATTTTCCGAATCCGCGACCAGCCCCAATTGGCATCGGTGATCAGCACGCGCAATGGTGGCGACAGCTTCCAAATCCATCTTGATCGAAAACATGTTGCAACAATTCGTCCAGGCGAGATCAACCAATTAGGCATGTTGGTGATTCATAATCAGCATCGTTTTTTTGTCAATAATGTTTGGATTGGCTCAGCCGAAATTGAGCGTATTCCTCATAGTCGGCTTGATGTTGGCATTATTAGCCAATCGATGGTTCCAGTTGTTTGTACCTTCCAAGATTTTCGGGTCTATATTCCGCCCAATATCTATGAACAACCCGAAATACTAGCTTAG